The Drechmeria coniospora strain ARSEF 6962 chromosome 02, whole genome shotgun sequence genome has a segment encoding these proteins:
- a CDS encoding hypothetical protein (related to vesicle-associated membrane protein 722) has translation MRSSSCIAHNTTILAECTTSASSQTSSLASLILPKIEHATPQKLTYTHGQHQIHYVAESPQGHSSHPAAGAGGLTFLVIADASLGRRVPFNFLLEIRNRFFARFPEESSDFADMPNYGAGSFNGELKNLMIEYGTTNGVHDDAIGTARREIDDVRGIMTRNIDSLLERGERVDLLVDKTDRLGGSSSEFRVRSRGLKRQLWWQNVKLMALVAFVIFLIVMVLVIAIKNSTN, from the coding sequence ATGAGAAGCAGCTCCTGCATCGCCCATAATACCACGATCCTCGCCGAATGCACCACTTCTGCCTCGTCGCAAACCTCGTCGCTGGCGTCACTCATCCTACCGAAAATCGAGCATGCGACACCTCAAAAGCTGACGTACACACACGGGCAGCACCAGATCCACTACGTCGCCGAGTCGCCGCAGGGTCACTCCTCCCAcccggcggccggcgccgggggcCTCACGTTTCTGGTCATTGCCGATGCCTCCCTGGGCCGGCGCGTGCCGTTCAATTTCCTGCTCGAAATCCGCAACCGTTTTTTCGCCCGGTTTCCGGAGGAGAGTAGCGATTTCGCCGACATGCCCAACTACGGCGCCGGCTCCTTCAACGGTGAACTAAAGAACCTCATGATCGAGTATGGTACGACAAACGGCGtacacgacgacgccatcggcaCGGCCAGGCGCGAGATTGACGATGTCCGGGGCATCATGACACGCAACATCGACAGTCTACTGGAGCGCGGCGAGAGGGTTGACCTTCTCGTCGACAAGACGGACCGTTTGGGTGGCAGCTCGAGCGAGTTTCGGGTCCGGAGCCGGGGGCTGAAGCGGCAACTGTGGTGGCAAAATGTGAAGCTCATGGCGCTGGTGGCATTTGTCATCTTCCTCATCGTCATGGTGCTTGTCATTGCCATAAAAAATTCGACGAATTAG